GGAAGAGGCAGTGTTCTCTGATGAAGTAGATATGCTGGTAGCACCGGGAATTGAAGGTGAGCTGGGCATACTCCCTCATCACGCTCCGCTGATGACAGTTCTCGGGATTGGGGAATTGATAATCCGCAAAGGCAATAATGAGCAATATCTGGCGATTGGCGGCGGATACCTTGAAGTTCAACCGGATAGAGTTATTGTGCTGGCTGATGTAGCTGAGAGAGCTGAAGATATTGAT
This window of the Dehalococcoidales bacterium genome carries:
- a CDS encoding F0F1 ATP synthase subunit epsilon, translated to MSKIKLDIVTPEEAVFSDEVDMLVAPGIEGELGILPHHAPLMTVLGIGELIIRKGNNEQYLAIGGGYLEVQPDRVIVLADVAERAEDIDVARAEAAKEAAQRSMAERPSGMNAAQAEAALKRSLVRLKVATRRRKRHQEM